In Ahaetulla prasina isolate Xishuangbanna chromosome 6, ASM2864084v1, whole genome shotgun sequence, a single window of DNA contains:
- the LOC131201444 gene encoding platelet glycoprotein Ib alpha chain-like, with translation MWLKATVLLLLLLFQTSQGNQGCGGTLNKSCPYQDVYMRTRDVTEIPKSVAPIITEMFFVETSIVEIRQGAFLNMSNLVKIEFINSKIKRVEAGAFDNLEKLTDLEITGAELGDLPVGTFRSLGRLRKVSLRDSQIKKIEKGLFDSLGDLEEIYLHRNEIASLPDGVFDGLPKLSLLHLGWNQISNFSQDVFQQLTQLKTLRLQNNQIGSLGEGSLDSLQELVELNLESNRLQTLPPNLLKQLVNLEKVFLGKNSIEVLPDEIFLGLRKVKQLKVASNHLKAFPPLGTLRLLKELDLSRNKISSLENLAVASLPSLTTLKLQGNLLETIPTGQLDQLEKLSSLYLGDNPWRCDCHLLYLHQWININAKRIKDAKKLTCRSPGDLVGKEVSSLSTDQLVCITTTPILATFKTTPLPTSASPTAARRSTAGASAQSPTLQEATTASQASATVPQTHPTKSTQIITSKPTTTPMSIQTPTSSSPFTPTQSSISARTNPEITSHQATTSTSSSTTNKDTKTVFEISSTTHEIISTNTPATTKKATTLTELPSTILQHPTSMTSPTTTKDATTVTELPSTTLQHPTSMTSPTTTKDATTVTELPSTTLQHPTSMASPTTTKDATTVTELPSTTLQATTSMSSPTTTQNATAVSEISSISHQFTSCLDTPTTDDEPSTRTTEASVPWGTPTKAPPTALTNINSAITYEQFTVPKRSTESQDPPTGSPVITTSSVCSSRPSAPDPSTRLAMTIPSPTAPRVTLAQMPVAGSALALPSAAKLPFSPSSSLPSLPQSAGSPLSPNRPALLPQHQSWGSLLSSNSGYCQVFLLLYLSMLSVAIFCAVVLGRLAYVLHKATESVQLPPRPVRLVHIKAR, from the coding sequence ATGTGGCTCAAGGccaccgtcctcctcctcctcctcctcttccagaccAGCCAAGGGAACCAGGGTTGTGGTGGCACTTTGAACAAGAGCTGTCCCTATCAAGACGTCTACATGAGGACCCGAGATGTCACAGAGATCCCCAAGTCAGTAGCTCCCATTATCACCGAAATGTTCTTTGTGGAGACCAGCATTGTAGAAATCAGACAGGGAGCCTTCCTGAACATGTCTAACCTAGTGAAAATTGAATTTATAAACAGCAAGATTAAAAGAGTTGAAGCAGGAGCATTTGATAACTTGGAGAAATTGACGGATTTGGAAATCACTGGGGCTGAGTTAGGGGATCTCCCTGTGGGCACCTTCCGGTCCCTGGGTCGCTTGCGGAAAGTGAGCCTGAGGGACTCCCAAATAAAAAAGATTGAAAAAGGACTCTTCGATAGTCTTGGGGATTTGGAAGAGATTTATCTACATCGGAATGAAATTGCCTCTCTCCCCGATGGAGTTTTTGATGGTCTCCCTAAACTCTCCTTGTTACATTTGGGGTGGAACCAGATTTCCAACTTCTCACAGGATGTTTTCCAGCAACTGACCCAGTTGAAGACTCTCCGGTTGCAAAATAACCAGATAGGGAGTTTAGGGGAGGGGAGTCTGGACAGCCTGCAGGAGCTGGTGGAGCTCAATCTTGAAAGCAACAGGCTCCAGACTCTCCCACCCAACTTGCTAAAACAGCTGGTCAATCTGGAGAAGGTTTTTCTGGGCAAGAACTCAATTGAAGTTCTCCCAGATGAGATCTTCCTTGGACTGAGAAAAGTGAAACAGCTGAAGGTGGCTTCCAACCACTTGAAAGCCTTCCCGCCCTTGGGGACCCTGCGGCTGTTGAAGGAGCTGGACCTGAGCAGGAACAAGATCTCCTCCCTGGAGAATTTGGCAGTGGCTTCTCTCCCATCCCTGACGACTCTTAAGCTTCAAGGAAACCTCCTGGAAACCATCCCCACAGGTCAATTGGACCAACTGGAAAAACTCTCTTCCCTGTATCTTGGAGACAATCCGTGGAGGTGTGACTGTCACCTTCTCTATCTTCATCAGTGGATAAACATTAATGCCAAAAGAATAAAGGATGCCAAAAAGTTAACCTGTAGAAGCCCAGGAGACCTGGTTGGCAAGGAAGTGAGCTCACTGTCAACAGACCAGCTGGTCTGTATAACAACTACACCTATTTTAGCCACCTTCAAAACCACCCCATTGCCCACCTCTGCTTCTCCCACCGCAGCACGGAGAAGCACAGCCGGAGCTTCAGCTCAGTCCCCCACGCTGCAGGAGGCCACCACCGCATCTCAGGCCTCAGCCACAGTTCCTCAGACCCATCCTACGAAAAGCACACAAATCATTACCAGCAAGCCAACAACCACCCCCATGAGCATCCAAACCCCAACTTCAAGCTCCCCCTTCACCCCCACTCAGAGTTCCATCTCAGCCAGGACAAATCCTGAAATCACAAGTCATCAAGCCACAACTTCCACAAGTTCTTCAACCACAAACAAAGATACCAAAACTGTCTTTGAGATTTCTTCCACAACGCATGAAATAATTTCCACAAATACTCCAGCCACAACCAAAAAAGCCACAACTCTCACTGAATTGCCTTCTACAATCCTTCAACACCCAACTTCCATGACTTCTCCAACCACAACCAAAGATGCAACAACTGTCACTGAATTGCCTTCTACAACCCTTCAACACCCAACTTCCATGACTTCTCCAACCACAACCAAAGACGCAACAACTGTCACTGAATTGCCTTCTACAACCCTTCAACACCCAACTTCCATGGCTTCTCCAACCACAACCAAAGACGCAACAACTGTCACTGAATTGCCTTCCACAACGCTTCAAGCCACAACTTCCATGAGTTCTCCAACCACAACCCAAAATGCCACAGCTGTCTCTGAGATTTCTTCCATAAGCCACCAGTTCACCTCTTGTCTAGATACTCCAACCACAGATGATGAACCCAGTACCCGAACCACGGAAGCTTCTGTGCCCTGGGGCACCCCCACCAAGGCACCCCCTACTGCTCTAACTAACATCAACTCAGCAATAACCTATGAACAGTTTACAGTCCCCAAGAGATCCACAGAAAGCCAGGATCCACCCACTGGCAGTCCTGTGATCACCACATCATCTGTGTGTAGCTCCAGACCCTCCGCACCAGACCCATCCACCAGGCTAGCGATGACCATACCCAGCCCCACAGCCCCCAGGGTGACACTGGCACAGATGCCTGTTGCAGGCTCAGCCCTGGCACTTCCATCTGCAGCAAAGCtccccttttccccttcctcttctctcccttctttgCCCCAGAGTGCTGGGagccccctttcccccaaccGCCCTGCCCTTCTGCCACAGCACCAGTCCTGGGGCTCCCTGCTGAGCTCCAACTCCGGGTATTGCCAAGTGTTCCTCTTGCTGTATCTCTCCATGCTCTCCGTGGCCATCTTCTGTGCAGTTGTCTTAGGGCGCCTGGCATACGTGCTCCACAAAGCCACAGAGTCGGTCCAGTTGCCTCCCAGGCCAGTGAGGTTAGTGCACATCAAGGCCAGGTGA
- the CPN2 gene encoding carboxypeptidase N subunit 2 encodes MPSRPGLLLLLLLAFSGLAPPGSAACTRLSQCRCFGGATVFCSGRNVSGVPEELPPEATRLLFVGASLSSLPCRSFAPRGNRSGGGALRQLSFLDCPLRTLPGCALEGLQRLRELDVALAQLASFPRGALLGLGRLSKLAVRFSRLEALEEGLFDGTPALQALQLQGNRLVALPPRLFQPLPGLQALSLAQNRLAELPAETFQPLLRLRQLRLSDNLLARLPPRLFRSLAALRELFLDGNRLTELPRGLFAGLTRLRRLHLQHNALGLLEPPGLLAGLPSLAFLQLQGNRLAALPAGLFRGTPRLVELSLARNRLRELPAGLFGNLSELSVLSLAHNRLCRVAAGTFQGLAGLGRLQLRHNCLAVLPGAAFANLSSLEALDVAHNRLQSLPEGLFDANEALVSLALEGNPWRCDCRLAPLAAWLSSLDHPLGARVFCRAPAPLEGRTLLAAREEQLLCPCQPSSGRCRGEAATPTKETGALDRVA; translated from the coding sequence ATGCCCTCCCGGCCTGGCctcctgttgctgctgctgctggccttCTCGGGGCTGGCCCCGCCGGGGAGCGCCGCCTGCACACGCCTGTCCCAGTGCCGGTGCTTCGGCGGCGCCACCGTCTTCTGCTCGGGGCGAAACGTTTCGGGAGTCCCGGAGGAACTGCCCCCCGAGGCCACCCGGCTGCTCTTCGTGGGCGCCTCGCTGAGCTCCCTTCCCTGCCGCTCCTTCGCCCCGCGCGGCAACCGTAGCGGCGGCGGCGCCCTGCGCCAGCTCTCCTTCCTGGACTGCCCGCTCCGGACGCTCCCGGGCTGCGCCTTGGAGGGGCTACAGCGGCTGCGGGAGCTGGACGTGGCCCTCGCCCAGCTGGCCAGCTTCCCCCGCGGGGCCCTGCTGGGCTTGGGCCGCCTGAGCAAGCTGGCCGTCCGCTTCAGCCGGCTGGAAGCCCTGGAAGAGGGGCTCTTCGACGGCACCCCGGCGCTCCAAGCGCTGCAGCTGCAGGGCAACCGGCTGGTGGCGCTGCCCCCGCGCCTCTTCCAGCCGCTGCCCGGCCTCCAGGCTCTCTCCCTGGCTCAGAACCGGCTGGCCGAGCTGCCCGCCGAGACCTTCCAGCCGCTCCTGCGCCTGCGCCAGCTCCGGCTGAGCGACAACCTGCTGGCGCGCCTCCCGCCGCGGCTCTTCCGGTCTCTGGCGGCCCTGCGGGAGCTCTTCCTGGACGGGAACCGGCTGACCGAGCTGCCCCGGGGGCTCTTCGCGGGGCTGACCCGCCTGCGGCGGCTCCACCTGCAACACAACGCCCTGGGCCTCCTGGAGCCCCCCGGCCTCTTGGCGGGGCTGCCCAGCCTGGCTTTCCTGCAGCTGCAGGGCAACCGGCTGGCGGCGCTGCCCGCGGGGCTCTTCCGGGGGACGCCCCGCCTGGTGGAGCTCTCCCTGGCCCGCAACCGGCTCCGGGAGCTGCCCGCGGGACTCTTCGGCAATCTCTCCGAGCTGTCAGTCCTCAGCCTCGCCCACAACCGGTTGTGCCGCGTGGCTGCCGGGACCTTCCAGGGCTTGGCCGGGCTGGGCCGGCTGCAGCTGCGGCACAACTGCCTCGCCGTCCTCCCCGGGGCGGCCTTCGCCAACCTCAGCAGCCTCGAGGCCTTGGACGTGGCCCACAACCGGCTGCAGAGCCTGCCCGAGGGGCTCTTCGACGCCAACGAGGCCCTGGTCAGCCTGGCGTTGGAGGGCAACCCCTGGCGCTGCGACTGCCGCCTGGCCCCCCTGGCCGCCTGGCTGAGCTCTCTGGACCACCCGCTCGGCGCCCGCGTCTTCTGCCGGGCCCCCGCCCCCTTGGAGGGCAGGACACTTCTGGCTGCGAGGGAGGAGCAGCTCCTTTGcccctgccagcctagcagtggCCGCTGCCGAGGGGAAGCGGCGACTCCCACGAAAGAGACAGGCGCCCTGGACCGGGTTGCTTAG
- the LOC131201445 gene encoding leucine-rich repeat-containing protein 15-like, which yields MALRSVLLLSFLPSVLWGGGCPRWCSCSRTAQVECSGAEVTEMPAPLPGKAMSLQVVNTRLVALGPTAFGNASQLLALRMEKNLLERLSPRAFRALGALRYLSLASNRLQELPPEVFRPLARLEALLLSGNQLLRIQPAHFAGLSALKELQLHGNRLQAVPPGAFDQLPNLARLNLARNQLVRLPPRLFTPLARLQVLRLYENQLSELAPRAFGGLGELQELALYQNRLRQLPSGLFAGPRRLQKLLLSGNLLEALPEGLLLGLPELSRLSLFGNALRELRPGTFGPMPQLRELRLADNQLASLPSHALANLTALQILVLSKNRLVSLASAAFAGLQSLEELALHSNRLATLDRELLSGLTSLRNLSLHSNRLAALPTHLFQGTPGLRALQLQNNSLEELPVGIFDGLPELRDLQLHYNPWRCDPALRSLRRWLRDNRSRLGGESRHPRCAAPPWQLGKSLLEPEATTFDPKTSALPEGWSTIWSRTEPPSESQPTLETLSPELWQPTLDSEPGNAEIAHGFPEELPEAGRGGGGIWGLTRTQTGVVVTCLVVGSALLLGIVLAAGVYGSRRKRSVPAKA from the coding sequence ATGGCGCTCCGCTCTGTCCTCCTCCTGAGCTTCCTGCCGTCGGTCCTGTGGGGCGGCGGCTGCCCCCGCTGGTGCTCCTGCTCTAGGACGGCCCAGGTGGAGTGCTCGGGCGCTGAGGTCACGGAGATGCCAGCGCCGCTGCCCGGCAAGGCCATGAGCCTGCAGGTGGTCAACACGCGCCTGGTCGCTCTGGGCCCCACGGCCTTCGGCAACGCCTCGCAGCTGCTCGCCCTGCGGATGGAGAAGAACCTGCTGGAGCGCCTCAGTCCCCGCGCCTTCCGGGCCCTGGGGGCGCTGCGGTACCTGAGCCTGGCGAGCAACCGGCTGCAGGAGCTGCCGCCCGAAGTCTTCCGGCCGCTGGCCCGGCTGGAGGCGCTGCTGCTGTCGGGGAATCAGCTGCTCCGTATTCAGCCGGCCCACTTCGCCGGGCTGAGCGCGCTCAAGGAGCTGCAGCTGCACGGGAACCGCCTGCAGGCCGTGCCCCCGGGCGCCTTCGACCAGCTACCCAATCTGGCTCGCCTCAACCTAGCCCGCAACCAGCTGGTGCGCCTGCCGCCCCGCCTCTTCACGCCGCTGGCTCGCCTGCAGGTGCTGCGCCTCTACGAGAACCAACTGAGTGAGCTGGCGCCCCGCGCCTTCGGCGGCCTAGGCGAGCTGCAGGAACTGGCCCTCTACCAGAACAGGCTCCGCCAGCTCCCCTCCGGCCTCTTCGCCGGCCCGCGCAGGCTGCAGAAGCTGCTGCTGTCCGGCAACCTCCTGGAGGCGCTGCCCGAAGGGCTCCTGCTGGGCCTGCCCGAGCTCTCGCGGCTCTCGCTCTTCGGAAATGCCCTACGCGAGCTGCGCCCGGGCACTTTCGGCCCAATGCCGCAACTGCGAGAGCTCCGGCTGGCCGACAACCAGCTGGCCTCGCTGCCCAGCCACGCTCTGGCCAATCTCACCGCGCTACAGATCCTAGTCTTGAGCAAGAACCGCCTCGTCTCGCTCGCGTCCGCTGCTTTCGCCGGTCTCCAGAGCCTGGAGGAGCTCGCCCTGCACTCCAACCGACTGGCCACGCTGGACCGGGAGCTCTTGAGCGGCCTGACTTCGCTGCGGAACCTCTCCTTGCACAGCAATCGGCTGGCCGCCTTGCCGACGCATCTCTTCCAGGGGACCCCCGGCCTGCGCGCCCTTCAACTGCAGAACAACTCGCTGGAGGAGCTTCCGGTAGGCATCTTCGACGGGCTGCCGGAGCTGCGCGACCTCCAATTGCACTACAACCCCTGGCGTTGCGACCCCGCCCTTCGGTCGCTCCGACGCTGGCTGCGGGATAACAGGTCCAGGCTCGGCGGGGAAAGCCGCCATCCCCGCTGCGCCGCCCCGCCTTGGCAGCTGGGCAAGTCCCTGCTGGAGCCAGAAGCCACAACCTTCGATCCCAAGACTTCCGCACTGCCGGAGGGCTGGAGTACCATCTGGAGCCGCACCGAGCCCCCTTCGGAGAGTCAGCCGACGCTGGAGACGCTTTCGCCTGAACTCTGGCAGCCGACACTGGATAGCGAGCCGGGCAACGCAGAGATCGCGCATGGGTTCCCGGAGGAGCTCCCCGAAGCGGGGCGAGGGGGAGGCGGGATTTGGGGCCTGACCCGCACCCAGACAGGTGTCGTAGTCACTTGCCTCGTGGTGGGCTCTGCCTTGCTCCTGGGGATAGTGCTGGCGGCGGGCGTCTATGGCTCCAGGCGGAAGCGCTCTGTCCCGGCCAAAGCCTAG